The Candidatus Manganitrophaceae bacterium genome contains a region encoding:
- a CDS encoding tetratricopeptide repeat protein, producing the protein MGFLILAALSPVETTAADSRPIKVLFQKNHLESLRNDRGLERSDLASKYLMYQADAAMRQSNVDEAIRLGKSAVEISPESPEPHFFLSRAYWAKNNMDISNVLSQYLSGLRLVPQDFWSLLSVVETVILLFLISFLLSVGIFIFYSAYAYGALWVHQISESTKGVLHPVSAGFIFFVILISPFLLGVPLLWFVLFSFLLFWRFYLRSEKWTVALFLIGLGGLSWLIPFSLTFITAKHDLLLNEMVRNYQSDYFWLSPSFDQKNMDWKGLALLAAYETQENNYKRAKELYEDALTSNPRSSMILNNLGNIFFYQKEYEQAINYYKQAIEYSPKLVSSYYNISQTYREMLAFDKGERFYKEAVDIDKTSVKRFSQRAARYPAFPVINERFSETDLWKKVSEEYKADSQEAEIIWRGWAGDIPLKYAPLISIFWFIALTLSATIFKNFASVHPCASCHKSICRNCQEKIFSYYVCKGCGHQFRSIKKKSDFIIIEKAVKKIPRKFYPFFLLPGGGHLSIRKSGRGVIFLSLFFFLASYLGLADSFSPIAPWTLEGAKWVWVPFGLFCLYLVSLYDLKRSWSKRLWP; encoded by the coding sequence TTGGGCTTCTTGATACTTGCGGCACTTTCTCCAGTTGAGACAACTGCAGCAGACTCGCGTCCCATTAAAGTACTCTTTCAGAAGAACCATCTTGAATCATTAAGAAATGACCGTGGATTGGAGCGATCCGACCTCGCCTCAAAATATCTTATGTATCAGGCCGATGCGGCAATGCGGCAGTCTAATGTGGATGAGGCAATCCGTCTTGGAAAGTCGGCTGTCGAAATATCACCCGAATCTCCCGAACCTCATTTCTTTCTTTCAAGGGCCTACTGGGCCAAGAATAACATGGACATATCAAACGTTCTTTCTCAATACCTTTCAGGGCTACGTCTTGTGCCTCAAGATTTCTGGTCCTTGTTATCTGTCGTGGAAACCGTCATCCTCCTGTTTCTGATCTCATTCCTTTTGAGTGTGGGGATCTTTATATTTTATTCCGCTTATGCCTACGGTGCACTCTGGGTTCACCAGATATCAGAAAGTACAAAGGGGGTTCTTCATCCTGTTTCAGCGGGGTTCATTTTTTTTGTGATACTCATATCCCCCTTCCTTCTTGGAGTCCCGCTCTTGTGGTTTGTTCTTTTTTCCTTTTTACTTTTTTGGAGGTTCTACCTGCGCTCAGAAAAATGGACAGTTGCACTGTTCCTCATCGGTCTGGGGGGATTATCATGGCTCATCCCATTTTCACTAACATTTATTACGGCAAAACATGACCTCCTTTTAAACGAAATGGTCCGGAATTATCAATCTGATTATTTTTGGCTATCACCCTCTTTTGATCAAAAAAATATGGACTGGAAGGGTCTGGCTTTGCTCGCCGCCTATGAGACCCAGGAAAATAACTATAAAAGGGCAAAAGAACTTTATGAGGATGCCCTCACTTCAAATCCCAGGTCATCGATGATTTTAAATAATCTGGGGAATATTTTTTTCTATCAAAAAGAATATGAACAGGCCATCAACTATTACAAACAAGCGATTGAGTATTCTCCAAAACTTGTTTCTTCATACTATAATATCAGTCAAACCTATCGGGAAATGCTTGCATTTGATAAAGGGGAGCGTTTCTATAAAGAAGCCGTAGATATCGATAAGACGTCTGTTAAGCGATTCTCTCAGAGGGCAGCAAGGTATCCGGCATTCCCAGTGATCAACGAGAGATTTTCAGAGACAGATCTCTGGAAAAAGGTTTCAGAAGAGTATAAAGCCGACAGTCAGGAGGCTGAAATAATCTGGCGGGGATGGGCAGGTGATATTCCATTAAAATATGCTCCGCTCATTTCTATTTTTTGGTTTATCGCATTGACCCTGTCCGCCACTATTTTCAAAAATTTTGCTTCAGTCCACCCCTGTGCCTCCTGTCATAAGTCGATCTGCCGTAATTGTCAAGAGAAGATATTCAGCTACTATGTTTGCAAGGGATGCGGCCACCAATTCAGGTCGATCAAGAAAAAAAGCGACTTCATCATTATCGAAAAAGCCGTAAAAAAAATTCCGAGGAAATTCTATCCTTTTTTCCTTCTCCCGGGCGGGGGGCACCTTTCCATCCGAAAATCGGGGAGAGGGGTCATTTTTCTAAGCCTCTTTTTCTTTTTGGCAAGCTACCTAGGGTTAGCTGATTCTTTTTCCCCAATAGCACCCTGGACCCTTGAGGGAGCCAAGTGGGTATGGGTTCCGTTCGGTCTATTTTGCCTTTATCTTGTATCCCTTTATGATCTAAAGCGGTCCTGGAGTAAGCGCTTATGGCCTTAG
- the plsY gene encoding glycerol-3-phosphate 1-O-acyltransferase PlsY, with protein sequence MNTWIAGFGMALSAYLVGAIPFGLLFSRSIEGVDPRERGSGNIGATNVLRVVGKRAAALTLVCDILKGAVPVAVVRYFGMGEEILLIVSLAVVLGHIFPIYLRFKGGKGVATAFGMFLALSPQIAFIAAIFWLGGFLLSKYAAVAALTAFGVLPFISFFLTKEPMFILFASSISLLVCIRHKDNIRRLMNGTEKEV encoded by the coding sequence ACCTGGATTGCGGGATTTGGGATGGCTCTTTCCGCATATCTTGTTGGAGCAATCCCTTTCGGCCTCTTGTTTTCAAGGAGCATAGAAGGTGTCGATCCGCGAGAGAGGGGAAGCGGAAATATTGGCGCAACCAATGTGTTGCGTGTCGTCGGAAAAAGGGCGGCTGCCTTGACTCTCGTATGTGATATCCTGAAGGGGGCGGTTCCGGTTGCGGTGGTCCGGTATTTTGGAATGGGTGAGGAGATTCTTCTCATCGTGTCGCTGGCAGTTGTCCTGGGACATATCTTTCCCATTTATCTTCGGTTTAAGGGAGGGAAAGGCGTTGCAACCGCTTTCGGGATGTTTCTTGCCCTCTCTCCTCAAATTGCATTTATCGCAGCTATCTTCTGGTTGGGCGGTTTCCTCTTGTCGAAATACGCTGCCGTTGCCGCTTTAACAGCTTTTGGCGTGCTCCCCTTCATATCTTTTTTCTTAACAAAGGAACCGATGTTTATCCTGTTTGCATCAAGCATTTCCTTGCTTGTCTGCATCCGACACAAGGATAATATCCGGCGACTGATGAATGGAACTGAAAAAGAGGTGTGA